The following proteins are encoded in a genomic region of Brachypodium distachyon strain Bd21 chromosome 1, Brachypodium_distachyon_v3.0, whole genome shotgun sequence:
- the LOC104584083 gene encoding uncharacterized protein LOC104584083 — MSKSKSWLGCVPRSTAALPVEKHFALPAPMPSWPSSDGGFAKGSIDLGGLEARQVTTFTKVWSTAQGGQDGLGATFLKPSPIPAGFHALGHYAQPNSRPLFGHVLVVRAAASGTGTGSAQQLLAPPLDYTLVWSSGGQDDGGFFWLPTPPDGYKAVGVAVTATKDKPRLDEVTCVRADFTEACEAEEPVWSSDKDGFSASSLRPTARGIDARGVHTGTFLAQSSGITPSLACLKNNNAAYTSSMPRLAQVHAILAAYAPLVYLHPDDPYMPSSVTWFFENGALLFKKGSETAPTPVAADGSNLPQGGGNDGEFWLDLPGDGNEKERVKKGDLGSAKAYVQAKPMLGGTATDLALWFFYPFNGPARAKVGPLNIPLGRIGEHVGDWEHLTLRVSNFSGELLRVYLSQHSAGTWVDASLLEYEDSASGNGRRRPVAYASRHGHAFYPKEGLVLQGDAKLGVGIRNDCAKGSRMDTRCEVVSGEYLGVVEPAWLGFERGWGPKEEYDIGREINRVARFLPRAMKERLGKLVNKLFVGEGPTGPKMKGSWRNDEREA, encoded by the exons ATGTCGAAGAGCAAGTCGTGGCTGGGCTGTGTGCCCAGGAGCACAGCAGCGCTGCCCGTGGAGAAGCACTTCGCGCTGCCGGCTCCGATGCCGTCGTGGCCGTCTTCAG ACGGAGGATTCGCGAAGGGCAGCATAGACCTCGGAGGCCTGGAGGCGCGCCAAGTCACGACGTTCACCAAGGTCTGGTCCACGGCGCAGGGCGGCCAAGACGGCCTGGGCGCCACCTTCCTGAAGCCATCGCCAATCCCCGCCGGATTCCACGCGCTCGGGCATTACGCGCAGCCCAACAGCCGCCCGCTCTTCGGCCACGTCCTCGTCGTGCGTGCCGCCGCttccggcaccggcaccgggTCAGCGCAGCAGCTCCTCGCTCCGCCGCTGGACTACACGCTGGTCTGGTCCAGCGGCGGCCAGGACGACGGCGGCTTCTTCTGGCTCCCTACGCCGCCCGACGGCTACAAggccgtcggcgtcgcggtcACGGCCACGAAAGACAAGCCGCGGCTGGACGAGGTCACGTGCGTGCGCGCCGACTTCACCGAGGCCTGCGAGGCCGAGGAGCCCGTGTGGAGCAGCGACAAGGACGGCTTCAGCGCCAGCAGTTTAAGACCCACGGCCCGTGGCATCGACGCCCGGGGCGTGCACACCGGCACGTTCCTGGCACAGAGCAGCGGCATCACGCCCTCGTTAGCGTGTCTCAAGAACAACAACGCGGCGTACACGTCGTCCATGCCGCGCCTGGCTCAGGTGCACGCCATCCTCGCCGCCTACGCGCCGCTGGTGTACCTCCACCCGGACGACCCGTACATGCCATCGTCGGTCACATGGTTCTTCGAGAACGGAGCCTTGCTGTTCAAAAAGGGCAGCGAGACGGCCCCGACACCCGTGGCCGCCGATGGGTCGAACCTCCCGCAAGGCGGCGGCAACGACGGCGAGTTCTGGCTGGACCTCCCGGGAGACGGTAATGAGAAGGAGAGGGTGAAGAAGGGCGACCTGGGCAGCGCCAAGGCGTACGTGCAAGCCAAGCCGATGCTGGGGGGCACGGCGACGGACCTCGCATTGTGGTTCTTCTACCCGTTCAACGGGCCGGCGCGGGCCAAGGTCGGCCCGCTCAACATCCCGCTGGGCCGGATCGGGGAGCACGTCGGCGACTGGGAGCACCTGACGCTGCGCGTGAGCAACTTCTCCGGGGAGCTCCTCCGGGTCTACCTCTCGCAGCACAGCGCGGGGACGTGGGTGGACGCTTCGCTTCTGGAGTACGAAGATAGCGCTAGCGGCAACGGCAGGAGGAGGCCCGTGGCGTACGCGTCGAGGCACGGGCACGCGTTCTACCCCAAGGAAGGGCTGGTGCTGCAGGGGGACGCGAAGCTCGGGGTCGGGATACGGAACGACTGCGCCAAGGGGAGCAGGATGGACACGCGGTGCGAAGTGGTTTCGGGTGAGTATTTGGGGGTGGTTGAGCCGGCGTGGCTCGGGTTCGAGCGAGGGTGGGGGCCCAAGGAGGAGTACGACATCGGGCGTGAGATCAACCGCGTGGCCAGGTTCTTGCCCCGGGCGATGAAGGAGCGGCTGGGGAAGCTGGTGAACAAGCTGTTCGTCGGGGAAGGGCCGACGGGGCCCAAGATGAAGGGCAGCTGGAGAAATGACGAGAGGGAGGCCTGA